A single genomic interval of Flavihumibacter rivuli harbors:
- a CDS encoding Rieske (2Fe-2S) protein has product MSGKVYKWHKIAEGMEDLSFAPNNIALADLDGKKICIGKFQDKLFAFAYKCPHAGGIMADGWIDALGNVVCPLHRYKFSMLNGRNVSGEGYYLKHWPIEVREDGIYAGVDDKGLFSWL; this is encoded by the coding sequence ATGAGCGGGAAAGTCTACAAATGGCATAAGATCGCGGAGGGTATGGAAGACCTGTCCTTCGCGCCCAATAATATTGCCCTGGCCGACCTGGATGGCAAGAAGATCTGTATTGGGAAGTTCCAGGATAAGTTGTTTGCTTTCGCGTATAAATGTCCCCATGCCGGCGGCATCATGGCCGATGGCTGGATTGATGCATTGGGCAATGTGGTTTGTCCCTTGCACCGCTACAAGTTCAGCATGCTGAACGGCAGGAATGTGAGTGGCGAAGGATACTATCTGAAGCACTGGCCGATAGAGGTCCGCGAAGACGGTATCTATGCCGGTGTGGATGATAAGGGGTTGTTTTCGTGGTTGTGA
- the hflX gene encoding GTPase HflX, whose product MLERKQITAEEKAVLVGLVQKDQTEMQVKEYLEELAFLAETAGAQTVKRFMQKLSHPDSRTFVGKGKLEEIKDYITGRDINLVIFDDELTGSQITNIEKELGVKTIDRSDLILDIFARRAKTAQAKTQVELAQYQYLLPRLKGMWKHLERQGGGIGTRGPGETEIETDRRIVKDKIALLRKRLAEIDKQSFTQRKDRGEFIRVALVGYTNVGKSTIMNLLSKSEVFAENKLFATLDTTTRKVVFDTTPFLLSDTVGFIRKLPHHLVESFKSTLDEVREADILLHVVDLSHPNYEDQFNVVNKTLQELNVVDKPMITIFNKLDQYEKNTFDPWLEKEIKDQILEEVRERWENVTQGNCVFISAIEKRNLEGLRATIMNKVRELYRIRYPYKTDFYY is encoded by the coding sequence GTGCTAGAAAGAAAACAGATAACAGCAGAGGAGAAGGCAGTGCTGGTGGGCCTGGTGCAGAAAGACCAGACGGAGATGCAGGTGAAGGAATACCTGGAGGAGCTGGCCTTCCTGGCGGAAACGGCCGGTGCCCAAACGGTGAAACGCTTCATGCAGAAGCTCTCGCACCCCGATAGCCGCACTTTTGTGGGAAAGGGCAAGCTGGAAGAGATCAAGGACTATATTACCGGTAGGGACATCAACCTGGTGATCTTCGATGACGAGCTGACCGGCTCGCAGATCACCAATATTGAGAAGGAACTGGGGGTGAAGACCATCGACCGCTCCGACCTCATCCTCGATATTTTCGCGCGCCGCGCCAAGACCGCCCAGGCCAAGACCCAGGTGGAACTGGCGCAGTACCAATACCTGCTGCCCCGACTGAAAGGGATGTGGAAACACCTGGAACGCCAGGGGGGTGGTATCGGTACCAGGGGTCCGGGTGAAACCGAGATCGAAACCGACCGCCGTATCGTAAAAGACAAGATCGCCCTGCTGCGCAAACGCCTGGCGGAGATTGACAAGCAGTCCTTTACCCAGCGCAAGGACCGCGGGGAATTCATCCGCGTGGCGCTGGTGGGCTATACCAACGTAGGCAAGAGCACCATCATGAACCTGCTCAGCAAGAGCGAGGTCTTTGCCGAGAACAAGCTATTCGCCACCCTGGATACCACTACCAGGAAAGTGGTCTTCGATACGACCCCCTTCCTGCTGAGTGATACGGTAGGGTTCATCCGGAAACTGCCCCACCACCTGGTAGAAAGTTTCAAGAGCACCCTGGATGAAGTCCGTGAGGCCGACATCCTGTTGCATGTGGTAGACCTCTCCCACCCTAACTACGAGGACCAGTTCAATGTGGTGAACAAGACCCTGCAGGAGCTGAACGTGGTGGACAAGCCCATGATCACCATCTTCAACAAGCTGGACCAGTACGAGAAGAACACCTTCGACCCCTGGCTGGAAAAGGAGATCAAGGACCAGATCCTGGAGGAAGTGCGGGAGCGCTGGGAGAATGTGACCCAGGGCAACTGCGTGTTCATCTCCGCCATCGAAAAGCGGAACCTCGAAGGGCTGAGGGCTACCATCATGAACAAAGTGCGGGAACTGTACCGCATCCGCTATCCCTACAAAACCGATTTCTACTATTAA
- a CDS encoding outer membrane beta-barrel protein encodes MRKLVVALAALFVVAGAQAQTEPTDKKKKKDWSKVNLGNRANDHFMFQFGYDGWAQKPDSIRTTGIGRHLNIYFMFDFPVKVDPRFSIGIGAGIGSSNIFLDKQEADITGRTNDLRFPDVSDTTHFKKYKLANAWAELPIELRFVANPMNSNKSWKIAIGVKVGTMLDAHTKGKTLQNSKGSTISNHIEKEKSKTYFNNTRFSGTVRFGYGNFTLHGAYQINSLIKDNRGPQVRPFSIGLTISGL; translated from the coding sequence ATGAGAAAATTAGTTGTTGCCCTGGCAGCATTGTTTGTAGTGGCTGGAGCACAGGCGCAAACCGAACCAACCGACAAAAAGAAGAAGAAAGACTGGAGCAAGGTTAACCTTGGCAACCGTGCCAACGACCATTTCATGTTCCAGTTTGGCTATGATGGCTGGGCCCAGAAGCCGGATTCTATCCGCACAACCGGCATCGGCCGCCACCTGAATATCTATTTCATGTTCGATTTCCCTGTAAAAGTGGATCCCCGTTTCAGCATAGGAATCGGTGCTGGTATCGGGAGCAGTAATATCTTCCTGGATAAGCAGGAAGCGGATATCACTGGCCGGACCAATGACCTGAGGTTCCCTGACGTATCTGATACCACCCATTTCAAGAAGTACAAGCTGGCCAATGCCTGGGCTGAATTGCCGATCGAATTGCGCTTCGTGGCCAACCCCATGAACAGCAATAAGAGCTGGAAGATCGCGATTGGAGTGAAAGTGGGAACCATGCTGGATGCCCATACCAAGGGAAAAACCCTCCAGAACAGCAAAGGAAGCACTATCAGCAACCACATCGAAAAGGAAAAGTCGAAGACCTATTTCAACAATACCCGGTTTTCCGGTACCGTCAGGTTTGGCTATGGCAATTTCACCCTGCATGGGGCATACCAGATCAACAGCCTGATCAAGGACAATCGTGGTCCGCAGGTAAGGCCCTTCAGCATCGGCCTGACCATCAGCGGTCTTTAA